In the Hordeum vulgare subsp. vulgare chromosome 7H, MorexV3_pseudomolecules_assembly, whole genome shotgun sequence genome, one interval contains:
- the LOC123407727 gene encoding GDT1-like protein 5: MSPSLLGGLTKSLAMTVLSEVGDKTFFAAAILAMRHPRKLVLAGCLSALTVMTALSASLGWVAPNLISRKWTHHITTLLFFVFGIWSLWEGFKEEGESEDLAELEAKLDADFKSNKGESKNKSKATEDTKKKQRPFLMQFFSPIFIKAFSITFFGEWGDKSQIATIGLAADENPFGVVIGGVIAQALCTTAAVMGGKSLASQISEKMVELSSGVLFLLFGIMSLLSGPEGQL; encoded by the exons atgtcgCCGTCTCTGCTCGGG GGGCTCACCAAGTCGCTGGCCATGACCGTGCTCTCCGAGGTCGGGGACAAGACCTTCTTCGCCGCCGCG ATTCTGGCCATGCGCCATCCCCGGAAGCTCGTCCTGGCTGGCTGTCTATCGGCATTAACA GTGATGACGGCTTTATCTGCTTCTCTCGGCTGGGTTGCACCTAATCTG ATATCACGTAAATGGACTCATCATATCACGACTCTGCTGTTCTTTGTGTTTGGCATCTGGTCATTGTGGGAAGGCTTCAAAGAAGAAGG AGAGTCAGAAGACTTGGCTGAATTGGAAGCAAAGCTG GATGCGGACTTTAAGAGCAACAAAGGGGAATCGAAAAATAAATCAAAG GCAACTGAGGATACAAAGAAAAAGCAAAGGCCATTTCTCATGCAGTTCTTCTCACCAATTTTTATCAAG GCATTTTCCATCACTTTCTTTGGCGAGTGGGGTGACAAGAGCCAG ATTGCTACGATTGGCTTGGCTGCTGATGAGAACCCATTTGGTGTGGTCATCGGGGGAGTCAT AGCTCAAGCACTATGCACTACCGCTGCCGTCATGGGAGGGAAGAGCCTGGCCTCTCAGATATCCGAGAAGATG GTCGAATTGTCAAGCGGGGTGCTGTTCCTGCTGTTCGGCATAATGTCCTTGTTGTCAGGACCAGAAGGGCAGTTGTAA